From the genome of Nocardia sp. NBC_01503, one region includes:
- a CDS encoding MerR family transcriptional regulator produces the protein MRIGELSRRTETSPRLLRYYEEQGLIVASRCANGYRDYDEAYVDRVLQIRGLLAAGLPTRIIKQILPCLNGPRAIHFDNPTPEMLATLEQERDRMTARIGCLQRNRDAVAEYVAAVRRQQAG, from the coding sequence ATGCGAATCGGGGAGCTGTCGCGGCGCACGGAGACCTCTCCGCGCCTGCTGCGCTACTACGAGGAGCAGGGGCTGATCGTCGCCAGCCGCTGCGCCAACGGGTATCGGGATTACGACGAGGCGTATGTCGACCGGGTACTGCAGATCCGCGGTCTGCTGGCCGCGGGGCTGCCCACCCGGATCATCAAACAGATCCTGCCCTGTCTGAACGGGCCGCGCGCGATCCACTTCGACAATCCGACGCCCGAGATGCTCGCCACGCTCGAACAGGAGCGCGATCGGATGACCGCGCGCATCGGCTGCCTGCAACGCAATCGCGATGCTGTCGCCGAATATGTCGCGGCCGTGCGCCGCCAGCAGGCCGGCTGA
- a CDS encoding Rieske 2Fe-2S domain-containing protein — MTATPRTRSTKIREIDVGSAPTRYARGWHCLGLARSFRDGKPHPVSVFGTKLVVFADSSGELRVLDSYCRHLGGDLSMGEIKGDSIACPFHDWRWGGDGKCTGIPYAKRVPPLARTRAWITLERNGQLFVWHDHEGNPPPDEVTIPYIEGPYTDADGKGTETLDGGWTEWTWNSMLIEGANCREIIDNVVDMAHFFYIHYAYPTYFKNVLEGHIATQFLESRARPDIGMATKYGGDALLKSVAAYHGPSYMINPLTNIYSGFEVESVFINCHYPVTQDSFMLLWGMTMRKPDGVDDKTANRLAHRMTEGIGEGFLQDVEIWKHKSKIDNPLLTEEDGPVYQLRRWYDQFYVDVADIDPKMVRRFEFEVDTSRANEAWEAEVAENMRQKAE; from the coding sequence ATGACAGCCACACCCCGGACCCGGAGTACGAAGATCCGCGAGATCGATGTGGGTTCCGCGCCCACGAGGTACGCACGCGGATGGCACTGCCTCGGATTGGCCCGGTCGTTCCGCGACGGCAAGCCGCACCCGGTCTCCGTCTTCGGGACCAAGCTGGTCGTATTCGCCGACAGCTCAGGAGAATTGCGAGTCCTGGACTCGTACTGCCGCCACCTCGGCGGCGATCTGAGCATGGGTGAGATCAAGGGTGATTCGATCGCCTGCCCGTTCCACGACTGGCGGTGGGGCGGCGACGGCAAGTGCACCGGGATCCCCTACGCCAAGCGGGTCCCGCCGCTGGCGCGGACGCGGGCCTGGATCACATTGGAGCGCAACGGACAACTCTTCGTCTGGCATGACCACGAGGGGAACCCGCCGCCGGACGAGGTGACCATCCCCTATATCGAAGGCCCGTACACCGATGCCGACGGCAAGGGCACCGAGACGCTCGACGGCGGCTGGACCGAGTGGACCTGGAACTCGATGCTCATCGAGGGGGCCAACTGCCGCGAGATCATCGACAATGTCGTGGATATGGCGCACTTCTTCTACATTCACTACGCCTATCCGACGTACTTCAAGAATGTGCTGGAGGGGCATATCGCCACCCAGTTCCTGGAGTCCAGGGCGCGCCCGGATATCGGGATGGCCACCAAGTACGGCGGTGACGCGCTGCTGAAATCCGTTGCCGCGTACCATGGTCCGTCGTACATGATCAATCCGCTGACCAATATCTACAGCGGGTTCGAGGTCGAGAGCGTCTTCATCAACTGCCACTATCCGGTCACGCAGGATTCGTTCATGCTGCTGTGGGGCATGACCATGCGCAAGCCCGACGGTGTCGACGACAAGACCGCGAATCGGCTGGCACACAGAATGACCGAGGGTATCGGTGAGGGCTTCCTGCAGGATGTGGAGATCTGGAAGCATAAGTCCAAGATCGACAATCCGCTCTTGACCGAGGAGGACGGGCCGGTTTACCAGCTGCGCCGCTGGTACGACCAGTTCTATGTGGATGTCGCCGATATCGATCCTAAGATGGTGCGGCGCTTCGAATTCGAGGTCGACACCAGCAGAGCCAATGAAGCCTGGGAGGCCGAGGTCGCCGAGAACATGCGGCAGAAAGCCGAGTAA
- a CDS encoding helix-turn-helix domain-containing protein codes for MDLACGSGAGWDFAGVADAALGGAMIGYRDLCGSGLGLQVAGTAAITVLIGFGDREVIVDDAVGRRTSGGFVVGLPVEAMCVRSERAECVEVRLSPLRAYSLLGIAPTDLGRGAVGLEELWGSRVQRLRARLAESRSWDDRFALTKSFLTQGERPMRAPDPEVLSGWNRILRSHGQVRIGELAEDVGWSHKRLGARFESQIGLAPKRAAMLVRFRYAVDGLLAGRPAADVAIESGYTDQAHLCRDVSIFADRTPRALSAAYQPAISRYRYRAWGKFFQYRAEPAVR; via the coding sequence ATGGACTTGGCTTGTGGGTCCGGGGCGGGCTGGGATTTCGCCGGTGTGGCCGATGCGGCACTCGGCGGGGCGATGATCGGGTATCGGGACCTGTGCGGGTCGGGGCTTGGGCTTCAGGTGGCCGGAACGGCGGCGATCACCGTGCTGATCGGGTTCGGGGATCGTGAGGTGATCGTCGATGATGCGGTGGGGCGGCGGACCTCGGGCGGATTCGTTGTCGGATTGCCGGTGGAGGCCATGTGCGTGCGCAGCGAGCGGGCCGAGTGCGTCGAGGTCCGGCTCTCGCCGCTGCGGGCGTATTCGCTTTTGGGCATCGCCCCTACCGATTTGGGCCGGGGCGCTGTCGGTCTCGAGGAGCTCTGGGGGTCGCGGGTGCAGCGGCTGCGTGCGCGACTCGCGGAGAGCCGGAGCTGGGATGACCGGTTCGCATTGACGAAATCGTTTCTGACGCAGGGGGAGCGGCCGATGCGCGCGCCTGATCCGGAAGTGCTGTCGGGCTGGAATCGAATACTGCGCTCGCATGGCCAGGTGCGAATCGGCGAGCTCGCCGAGGACGTCGGGTGGAGTCATAAGCGGTTGGGCGCGCGGTTCGAATCGCAGATCGGGCTGGCACCCAAACGCGCGGCGATGCTGGTTCGATTCCGGTACGCGGTCGACGGATTGCTGGCGGGACGGCCCGCCGCCGACGTGGCGATCGAGAGCGGATACACCGATCAGGCTCATCTGTGCCGGGATGTCTCGATATTCGCGGACCGCACGCCGCGTGCGCTGTCGGCCGCCTATCAGCCCGCCATCTCCCGGTATCGCTATCGGGCATGGGGGAAATTCTTCCAATACCGGGCGGAACCCGCCGTTCGATAG
- a CDS encoding serine hydrolase domain-containing protein, with protein sequence MTTTLDPEKLQTALANVHAAGMPGLFAEVRDNDQTWCGAAGVADLATGRPVTADMRHRVGSITKTFTAAAVLRQVDNGEIDLDTPIGHYLPRLVPGERGAAITVRMLINHTSGLAEYLPYAYPSLAAFPDLAKTTPQSLDDNRFTTFHPTELIELGVSAPASGSPGGRPGVYSNTNYLLLCQLLELITGAAAEKCITRDVIEPAGLRDTELPEGSHITGPHSLHYEAWLGMIDPPRDFSVFDMSFVGPSASLISTVADLNRFFGLLLSGEIISRSSLEQMRRTGPVISFEGKTIDYGLGLHKMIIPGSGIHWGHDGSVWGGGAISLTSADGARQMSVAVNLQRWNRLGAGGRPQPHPIDAALQGFIQLALSR encoded by the coding sequence ATGACAACCACTCTTGATCCCGAAAAACTACAGACCGCCCTGGCGAACGTCCATGCCGCGGGTATGCCCGGACTCTTCGCCGAGGTGCGCGATAACGACCAAACCTGGTGCGGTGCGGCCGGAGTCGCCGATCTGGCCACCGGCCGCCCGGTCACCGCCGATATGCGGCACCGGGTCGGCAGCATTACCAAGACCTTCACCGCCGCCGCGGTACTGCGGCAGGTCGACAACGGCGAAATAGACCTCGACACGCCTATCGGTCACTACCTGCCGCGACTGGTTCCGGGCGAGCGGGGCGCGGCGATCACGGTCCGAATGTTGATCAACCACACCAGCGGACTCGCCGAATATCTCCCGTACGCCTACCCCTCCCTCGCGGCCTTCCCCGATCTGGCGAAGACGACGCCCCAGAGCCTGGATGACAACCGGTTCACCACATTCCATCCGACCGAACTGATCGAGCTGGGCGTCTCCGCGCCCGCCTCCGGTTCCCCGGGCGGCAGACCCGGCGTCTACTCGAATACCAATTACCTGCTGCTGTGCCAACTTCTGGAGCTGATCACCGGCGCCGCCGCGGAGAAATGCATCACCCGCGATGTCATCGAGCCCGCCGGACTGCGTGATACCGAGCTCCCGGAGGGGTCGCACATCACCGGACCGCACTCGCTGCACTACGAGGCATGGCTCGGCATGATCGACCCGCCGCGCGATTTCAGCGTCTTCGACATGTCGTTCGTCGGACCGTCGGCGTCGCTGATCTCAACTGTCGCGGACCTGAACCGCTTCTTCGGCCTGCTCCTGTCGGGTGAGATCATCAGCCGCTCATCCCTCGAGCAGATGCGGCGCACCGGCCCGGTCATCTCCTTCGAGGGCAAGACCATCGACTACGGCCTCGGCCTGCACAAGATGATCATCCCGGGATCCGGAATCCATTGGGGCCATGACGGTTCCGTCTGGGGCGGCGGCGCGATCTCGCTGACCAGCGCCGACGGCGCCAGGCAGATGTCCGTCGCGGTGAACCTGCAACGCTGGAATCGACTCGGCGCTGGAGGCCGTCCACAACCCCACCCCATCGATGCAGCACTGCAGGGCTTCATCCAGCTCGCGCTGTCGCGATGA
- a CDS encoding TetR/AcrR family transcriptional regulator, whose translation MSPRAGLTTERVVTAAAELADEIGFEKLTLSALARRFGVKDPSLYVHVRNLHDLRVRVALLASVELNERIAAAVVGRSGKDALVAFANAYRAYVLEYPERYAATQIRMDPAEVAAEPALVRSIELTTAILRGYGLGESEGLDAARLLRSTFHGFATLEAAGGFAHSRSPGESWPHIVDALHATLSNWPTYPRQQSAS comes from the coding sequence ATGTCACCGAGAGCCGGATTGACCACCGAGCGAGTTGTCACCGCTGCCGCGGAGCTCGCCGATGAGATCGGGTTCGAGAAGCTCACCCTCTCCGCGCTCGCCCGACGATTCGGCGTGAAGGACCCGAGTCTGTATGTGCACGTGCGCAATCTGCATGATCTGCGGGTGCGAGTGGCACTGCTGGCCAGCGTCGAGTTGAACGAACGCATCGCCGCGGCCGTGGTCGGCAGGTCGGGCAAGGACGCGCTGGTGGCGTTCGCCAACGCGTACCGGGCCTACGTACTCGAATACCCCGAACGCTATGCGGCGACCCAGATTCGGATGGATCCCGCCGAGGTGGCGGCCGAACCCGCGCTGGTGCGCAGTATCGAGTTGACCACGGCCATCCTGCGCGGCTACGGCTTGGGCGAATCCGAGGGGCTGGACGCGGCTCGCCTGCTACGCAGCACATTCCACGGATTCGCCACCCTCGAGGCCGCGGGCGGTTTCGCCCACTCTCGCTCCCCCGGGGAATCCTGGCCGCATATCGTCGACGCACTGCATGCCACACTGTCGAACTGGCCGACCTACCCGCGACAGCAGTCGGCCTCCTAG
- a CDS encoding DUF1990 family protein produces the protein MPETDPAGDAEGLNYGPVGGTRPADSVWSATFPGYRRYERTATIGHGEADWRAACSAVMEWEVKRRSGFHVEPVTGSVIRATEGEDYRITAAFGPLTIREPVRVVATVRTLIRCGFAYGTLPGHPVSGEEAFVVHRSPDGTVWLTLRSLTRPARSTGWRLLFPVLILAQRRYRRRYLRALRPRY, from the coding sequence ATGCCCGAGACCGATCCGGCAGGCGATGCGGAGGGCCTCAACTACGGCCCGGTCGGCGGGACGCGGCCCGCCGACTCCGTATGGTCCGCGACCTTCCCCGGCTACCGCCGCTATGAGCGCACCGCCACCATCGGGCATGGCGAAGCCGATTGGCGGGCGGCCTGTTCCGCGGTGATGGAGTGGGAAGTCAAGCGCCGTAGTGGATTCCACGTGGAGCCCGTGACCGGCTCCGTCATTCGCGCTACCGAGGGCGAGGACTACCGGATCACAGCGGCCTTCGGCCCCCTCACAATTCGCGAACCCGTGCGTGTGGTCGCGACGGTGCGGACCCTCATCCGCTGTGGGTTCGCCTATGGCACGCTCCCCGGTCACCCCGTCTCGGGTGAGGAGGCGTTCGTAGTCCACCGCTCCCCCGACGGCACCGTCTGGCTCACCCTGCGCTCGCTCACTCGTCCCGCGCGCTCCACCGGCTGGCGACTGCTGTTCCCGGTGCTGATTCTCGCGCAGCGCCGGTACCGCCGCCGCTATCTGCGCGCCCTGCGACCCCGGTATTGA
- a CDS encoding acyl-CoA thioesterase: protein MATIEEALEIERLERDIFRGASTETQLPRTFGGQVAAQALVSAVRTVDPGYQVHSLHGYFLRPGNPLEPTVYLVDRIREGRSFCTRRVTGVQNGEAIFTMSASFHVGDEGPEHQDEMPTVPAPDDLPDAAVSMSPERLWAMREWEHWDIRTVPQEKVDRREGLAAQQQVWFRYRHPLPNDPLFHVCTLAYMSDMTLLGSSKVPHPDEPTQNASLDHAMWFLRPFRADDWLLYDQQSPSAGFGRALTAGRIWNQRGELVAVVVQEGLIRTFRDKKTESFPPGTN, encoded by the coding sequence ATGGCGACGATCGAAGAGGCCCTCGAAATCGAGCGGCTCGAGCGTGACATCTTCCGTGGCGCGTCCACCGAGACGCAGCTGCCGCGCACGTTCGGCGGTCAGGTCGCCGCCCAGGCGCTGGTGTCGGCGGTGCGGACGGTCGATCCGGGGTATCAGGTGCATTCGCTGCACGGTTACTTCCTGCGGCCGGGCAATCCGCTCGAACCCACCGTCTACCTGGTGGATCGCATTCGGGAAGGTCGTTCGTTCTGCACCCGCCGGGTCACCGGCGTGCAGAACGGCGAGGCCATATTCACCATGTCGGCCTCCTTCCACGTCGGTGACGAGGGGCCCGAGCATCAGGACGAGATGCCGACGGTGCCCGCGCCGGACGATCTGCCCGACGCGGCGGTCAGTATGAGCCCCGAACGGCTCTGGGCCATGCGCGAATGGGAGCACTGGGACATTCGCACCGTCCCGCAGGAGAAGGTGGATCGGCGCGAAGGTCTCGCCGCCCAGCAACAGGTGTGGTTCCGCTACCGCCACCCGCTGCCCAATGATCCGCTGTTCCACGTCTGCACGCTGGCGTACATGAGCGATATGACCCTGCTCGGCTCGTCCAAGGTCCCGCACCCGGACGAGCCGACCCAGAACGCCTCGCTCGATCACGCCATGTGGTTCCTGCGCCCGTTCCGCGCCGACGACTGGCTGCTCTACGACCAGCAGTCCCCGTCCGCGGGCTTCGGCCGCGCGCTGACCGCCGGGCGCATCTGGAACCAGCGGGGCGAGCTCGTCGCGGTGGTGGTGCAGGAGGGGCTGATTCGCACCTTCCGTGACAAGAAGACCGAATCCTTCCCGCCCGGAACCAACTGA
- the pdxT gene encoding pyridoxal 5'-phosphate synthase glutaminase subunit PdxT, producing the protein MLDGVTPRIGVLALQGDVREHTHALAACGAEPVAVRRESELAAVDGLVLPGGESTAISKLLEVFELLEPLRQRLRDGMPAYGSCAGMILLANEVLDTRPDMHTLNGIDMTVRRNAFGRQVDSFETDLEFAGLDDGPVRAVFIRAPWVERAGADVEVLARVPSGPAAGTIVAVRQGNVLATSFHPEVTGDLRVHRLFVETLVRPRAGV; encoded by the coding sequence ATGCTCGACGGCGTGACTCCGAGGATTGGTGTGCTGGCATTACAGGGCGACGTGCGCGAGCACACGCACGCGTTGGCGGCGTGCGGCGCCGAGCCCGTCGCGGTGCGCCGCGAATCCGAGCTGGCGGCCGTCGACGGATTGGTACTGCCCGGTGGCGAATCCACAGCGATCAGCAAACTGCTCGAGGTCTTCGAACTCCTGGAACCGCTGCGGCAGCGACTGCGCGACGGTATGCCCGCCTACGGTTCCTGCGCGGGCATGATCCTGCTGGCGAACGAGGTGCTCGACACCCGCCCGGATATGCATACCTTGAACGGCATCGATATGACGGTGCGGCGCAATGCCTTCGGCCGTCAGGTCGACTCCTTCGAGACCGATCTGGAGTTCGCCGGGCTCGACGACGGTCCGGTACGGGCGGTCTTCATTCGCGCGCCCTGGGTGGAGCGTGCGGGGGCGGACGTCGAGGTGCTGGCGCGCGTGCCCTCGGGTCCGGCGGCAGGGACGATTGTCGCGGTGCGCCAGGGCAATGTGCTGGCGACCTCCTTCCATCCGGAGGTGACCGGCGATCTGCGCGTGCATCGCCTTTTCGTGGAAACGCTGGTGCGGCCCCGCGCCGGAGTCTGA
- a CDS encoding YebC/PmpR family DNA-binding transcriptional regulator: protein MSGHSKWATTKHKKAGIDAKRGKLFAKLIKNIEVAARTGGSDPDGNPTLYDAIQKAKKSSVPNDNIERARKRGGGEEAGGADWQTIMYEGYGPNGVAVLIECLTDNRNRAAGEVRVAMTRNGGSMADPGSVSYLFHRKGLVTLEKNGLSEDDVLMAVLDAGAEEVNDNGDTFEVISEPGDLIAVRTALQAAGYDYDSADSGFQPSMSVSVDADTARKVFKLVDALEDSDDVQNVYTNVDISDEVLAELDD from the coding sequence ATGAGCGGCCACTCCAAATGGGCCACCACCAAGCACAAGAAGGCCGGGATCGACGCGAAGCGCGGCAAGCTCTTCGCCAAGTTGATCAAGAACATCGAGGTGGCGGCCCGCACCGGTGGTAGTGACCCGGACGGCAATCCGACCCTGTACGACGCCATTCAAAAGGCGAAGAAGTCGTCGGTACCGAATGACAATATCGAGCGTGCCCGTAAGCGCGGCGGTGGTGAAGAGGCCGGCGGCGCCGACTGGCAGACCATCATGTACGAGGGCTACGGCCCCAATGGTGTTGCGGTGCTGATCGAATGTCTCACCGACAACCGCAACCGCGCCGCCGGTGAGGTGCGCGTGGCGATGACCCGCAACGGCGGCTCCATGGCCGATCCGGGTTCGGTGTCGTACCTGTTCCACCGCAAGGGCCTGGTCACCCTGGAGAAGAACGGTCTCTCCGAGGACGATGTGCTGATGGCCGTGCTCGACGCCGGCGCCGAAGAGGTCAACGACAACGGCGACACCTTCGAGGTCATCTCCGAGCCGGGCGATCTGATCGCGGTCCGCACGGCCCTGCAGGCCGCCGGTTACGACTACGACTCCGCCGACTCGGGCTTCCAGCCGTCGATGTCGGTCTCGGTCGACGCCGACACCGCCCGCAAGGTCTTCAAGCTGGTCGACGCCCTCGAAGACAGTGACGACGTCCAGAACGTCTACACCAATGTGGACATCTCCGACGAGGTCCTCGCCGAGCTCGACGACTAG
- a CDS encoding O-acetyl-ADP-ribose deacetylase, producing the protein MVELLAVRGDITEQDVDAVVNAANSSLLGGGGVDGAIHRKGGPEILAECRALRASQYGRGLGTGQAVATTAGRLPARWVIHTVGPVWSETEDRSDLLTSCYRESLRVADDLGAASVAFPAISTGIFRWPMADGARIAVETVRSVGTSVREVRFVLFSDDAYQAFRAHGL; encoded by the coding sequence ATGGTCGAATTGCTGGCGGTTCGAGGGGATATCACCGAGCAAGATGTGGATGCCGTGGTGAATGCGGCCAATTCGTCGCTGCTGGGTGGTGGGGGCGTGGATGGGGCGATTCATCGCAAGGGCGGGCCGGAGATTCTGGCGGAGTGCCGGGCGTTGCGCGCTTCGCAGTACGGGCGGGGACTCGGCACCGGGCAGGCGGTGGCCACGACAGCGGGGCGGCTGCCCGCGCGGTGGGTGATCCATACGGTCGGCCCGGTGTGGTCCGAGACCGAGGATCGCTCGGACTTGCTGACCTCCTGTTATCGCGAATCGCTGCGGGTGGCAGATGATTTGGGGGCGGCGTCGGTCGCGTTTCCGGCGATCTCGACGGGAATCTTCCGATGGCCCATGGCGGATGGGGCGCGCATCGCGGTCGAGACGGTGCGGAGTGTCGGGACCAGCGTCCGGGAGGTGCGATTCGTGCTGTTCAGTGACGATGCGTACCAGGCATTTCGGGCACACGGGCTATAG
- a CDS encoding IS110 family transposase — protein sequence MAASRPVTNISLVAGADTHADTIHVAALDAVGRELGDHEFPTTATGYRDALEFLASHGTVDVVGIEGTSSYGAGFTRAVLAAGIEVREVIRPERSVRRMHGKSDPIDAYQAARAVLSGRANAAPKTEQIEALRALNNARRSAVKASTAAMNQIHHMLITAPAAIREKYRHLKDKALVTALAACRPDRADPVVRAVLTALKTLAQRHRFLTTQADDLQKQVRELATAANPHLMSLHGVGPNTAAQLLITAGANPERLRSEASFAALCGTAPVPASSGKTTRYRLSRGGDRHANCALHTIALVRMSSDARTREFVRAQRDKGRNPAEILRILKRAIAREVFKSLTRGLAAPGLEDLRPARQAKNIPLSIAAAAMGTYVTKICRTELGTYPDYELAQRYRAWLAAA from the coding sequence ATGGCAGCGTCGCGGCCGGTCACCAATATCTCGCTCGTGGCGGGAGCCGATACCCACGCCGACACCATCCACGTCGCGGCCCTGGACGCGGTGGGGCGGGAACTGGGCGATCACGAATTCCCCACCACCGCAACCGGATACCGGGACGCCCTGGAGTTCTTGGCCTCCCACGGAACTGTGGATGTCGTCGGCATCGAGGGCACCAGCTCCTACGGGGCAGGGTTCACCCGCGCGGTCCTCGCGGCGGGAATCGAGGTCCGCGAGGTCATCCGGCCCGAACGATCCGTGCGGCGGATGCACGGAAAATCCGACCCCATCGACGCCTACCAGGCCGCCCGCGCGGTCTTGTCCGGGCGCGCGAACGCCGCACCCAAGACCGAGCAGATCGAGGCGCTGCGCGCGTTGAACAACGCCCGCCGCTCAGCGGTCAAAGCCAGCACCGCCGCGATGAACCAGATCCACCACATGCTCATCACCGCCCCAGCCGCGATCCGGGAGAAGTACCGGCACCTGAAGGACAAAGCACTGGTCACCGCGCTCGCAGCCTGCCGACCAGACAGAGCTGATCCGGTCGTGCGGGCGGTGCTGACCGCGCTCAAGACCCTGGCCCAACGACACCGCTTCCTCACCACCCAGGCCGACGATCTCCAGAAACAGGTCCGCGAACTGGCCACCGCCGCCAACCCCCACCTGATGTCTCTGCACGGGGTCGGCCCCAACACCGCCGCCCAACTGCTCATCACCGCCGGAGCCAACCCCGAACGACTTCGCAGCGAAGCATCCTTCGCCGCCTTATGCGGCACCGCCCCGGTTCCTGCATCCTCGGGCAAGACCACCCGCTACCGGCTCTCCCGAGGCGGTGACAGACACGCGAACTGCGCCCTGCACACCATCGCACTGGTCCGTATGTCCTCCGACGCCCGCACCCGCGAATTCGTTCGCGCACAACGTGATAAAGGCCGCAACCCCGCCGAGATCCTGCGCATCCTCAAACGCGCGATCGCTCGCGAGGTCTTCAAATCCCTCACCCGCGGCCTGGCCGCTCCCGGACTCGAAGACCTGCGCCCAGCACGGCAAGCCAAGAACATTCCCCTCAGCATCGCCGCAGCCGCTATGGGCACCTACGTCACCAAGATTTGCCGCACCGAACTGGGCACCTACCCCGATTACGAACTCGCCCAACGCTACCGAGCATGGCTCGCCGCAGCATGA
- a CDS encoding acyl-CoA thioesterase, which yields MTNADEAFRIRIEVRVSDLDHQLHVNGSAYQQFADHARFECVRAAGVSVEQLLGDGFGPVNLETVIKYHRELRAGDRVDVTCEWVWGAGKTYRVEHRFTRADGELSATITHVSGLLDLRNRRLVADPAREWAVRAKDPTLLGVEPVCS from the coding sequence GTGACGAATGCGGATGAGGCGTTTCGGATACGGATCGAGGTCAGGGTCTCCGATCTCGATCACCAATTGCATGTGAATGGGAGTGCCTACCAGCAGTTCGCCGATCATGCGCGGTTCGAATGCGTTCGGGCGGCTGGTGTTTCGGTGGAGCAGCTACTGGGGGATGGGTTCGGGCCGGTCAATCTCGAGACGGTGATCAAGTATCACCGGGAGTTGCGGGCGGGGGATCGGGTCGATGTGACCTGCGAATGGGTGTGGGGTGCGGGCAAGACCTATCGGGTCGAGCATCGATTCACCCGGGCGGACGGTGAGTTGTCGGCGACCATCACTCATGTCAGCGGACTACTGGATCTACGCAACAGGCGACTGGTGGCCGATCCGGCGCGGGAATGGGCTGTGCGGGCGAAGGATCCGACTCTGCTCGGCGTGGAACCGGTGTGCTCCTGA
- the ruvC gene encoding crossover junction endodeoxyribonuclease RuvC, translating into MRVMGVDPGLTRCGLSMVEGGVGRTVTALAVDVVRTPSDMDLAQRLMGVADAAEAWMDEYLPEAVAVERVFSQHNVRTAMATAQAGGVIALAAARRGIPVHFHTPSQVKAAVTGNGSADKAQVTTMVTRILGLAVAPRPADAADALALAICHCWRAPMIDRMAKAEALAAAQRRMYEERLAQQRKAVSG; encoded by the coding sequence GTGCGGGTGATGGGCGTCGACCCCGGGCTCACCCGGTGCGGGCTCAGCATGGTCGAGGGTGGAGTGGGGCGCACGGTGACGGCCCTGGCCGTCGATGTGGTGCGCACCCCGTCCGATATGGATCTCGCACAACGGCTTATGGGTGTCGCCGACGCGGCCGAGGCGTGGATGGACGAATACCTTCCCGAGGCGGTCGCGGTCGAGCGGGTGTTCTCCCAGCACAATGTGCGCACGGCCATGGCCACCGCACAGGCGGGCGGGGTGATCGCGCTGGCGGCGGCGCGGCGCGGTATCCCGGTGCACTTCCACACCCCGAGTCAGGTCAAGGCCGCGGTCACCGGAAACGGTTCCGCGGACAAGGCGCAAGTGACCACCATGGTCACCCGTATCCTCGGGCTGGCGGTCGCGCCGAGACCCGCGGACGCCGCCGACGCGCTGGCATTGGCGATCTGTCACTGCTGGCGCGCGCCGATGATCGATCGCATGGCCAAGGCCGAGGCCCTGGCGGCGGCGCAGCGGCGCATGTACGAGGAAAGGCTTGCCCAGCAACGGAAGGCGGTATCCGGGTGA
- the ruvA gene encoding Holliday junction branch migration protein RuvA: MIASVRGEVLEIGLDHVVLEAAGVGYRLNATPATLSTLTTGEDARLYTTMIVREDSMTLFGFSDTESRELFGLLLTVSGVGPKIAMAVLAVLEPEALRKALAESNVAALTRVPGIGKRGAERMVVELRDKVDLVPVQSGPPGSGPAAVATPVREQVVEALIGLGFPVKQAEPAVEAVLVHDPDLGTSQALRAALGLLGKNR; the protein is encoded by the coding sequence GTGATCGCGTCGGTACGCGGTGAGGTGCTCGAGATCGGGCTCGACCATGTGGTCCTGGAGGCCGCCGGGGTCGGGTATCGGCTCAATGCCACTCCCGCCACCCTATCCACGCTCACCACCGGGGAGGACGCGCGGCTCTATACGACCATGATCGTGCGCGAGGACTCGATGACGCTGTTCGGGTTCTCCGACACCGAATCTCGCGAACTCTTCGGACTGCTGCTCACCGTCTCCGGCGTCGGCCCCAAGATCGCCATGGCGGTGCTCGCGGTGCTCGAACCCGAAGCCCTGCGCAAGGCGCTCGCCGAGAGCAATGTGGCCGCGCTGACCCGCGTGCCCGGTATCGGCAAGCGCGGCGCCGAGCGCATGGTGGTGGAGTTGCGCGACAAGGTGGATCTCGTTCCCGTGCAGTCGGGTCCGCCCGGATCGGGTCCGGCCGCGGTGGCGACGCCGGTGCGCGAACAGGTGGTGGAGGCGCTCATCGGCCTCGGCTTCCCGGTCAAACAGGCCGAACCCGCCGTCGAGGCGGTGCTGGTGCACGATCCGGACCTGGGCACCTCGCAGGCATTGCGGGCCGCGCTGGGGCTGCTGGGCAAGAACCGGTAG